Proteins from a genomic interval of Verrucomicrobium sp.:
- the bioB gene encoding biotin synthase BioB, producing the protein MATLSELQALYALPLFELITRSRAVYAAHWPEQEVQLCSLLSIKTGGCSEDCSYCAQSAHYSTGVESEKLLSREKVMEAARDARARGASRFCMGAAWKGLKENDPKLDAVCEIVDDVSKLGMEVCVTLGHLDAGAARRLKEAGVTAYNHNLDTSPDYYPEIVTTHTYADRLETISAAQQAGMSVCCGGIVGLGESADDRLKMLEVLSGFNPPPESVPINCLTPIAGTPLAEQDPVDIFEIVRLIAVTRITFPQAKVRLSAGRTRLTREGQALCFYAGANSIFFGSKLLTAPNPEADQDLKLLKELGFRMPSQLAPASAC; encoded by the coding sequence ATGGCCACCCTCTCTGAACTGCAGGCCCTTTACGCGCTGCCCCTCTTTGAGCTGATCACCCGTTCCCGCGCGGTTTACGCCGCCCATTGGCCGGAGCAGGAGGTGCAGCTCTGCAGCCTCCTGAGTATCAAGACCGGCGGCTGCAGCGAGGACTGTTCCTACTGCGCCCAGAGCGCCCACTACTCCACCGGCGTCGAGTCGGAGAAGCTCCTTTCCCGCGAAAAGGTGATGGAAGCCGCCCGGGACGCCCGCGCGCGCGGGGCCAGCCGCTTTTGCATGGGCGCGGCCTGGAAAGGCCTGAAGGAGAACGACCCCAAGCTCGACGCCGTCTGCGAGATCGTCGACGACGTGTCCAAGCTGGGCATGGAAGTCTGCGTCACCCTGGGCCACCTGGACGCCGGGGCCGCCCGCCGCCTGAAAGAGGCCGGGGTCACCGCCTACAACCACAACCTCGACACCAGCCCGGACTATTATCCCGAGATCGTCACCACCCACACCTACGCCGACCGGCTGGAAACCATCTCCGCCGCGCAGCAGGCGGGCATGTCGGTCTGCTGCGGCGGCATCGTCGGCCTGGGAGAGAGCGCCGACGACCGGCTGAAGATGCTGGAGGTCCTTTCCGGCTTCAACCCGCCGCCGGAGAGCGTCCCCATCAACTGCCTGACCCCCATCGCCGGCACGCCGCTGGCGGAGCAGGACCCGGTCGACATCTTCGAGATCGTCCGCCTCATCGCCGTCACCCGCATCACCTTCCCGCAGGCGAAGGTCCGCCTCTCCGCCGGGCGCACCCGCCTGACCCGGGAGGGCCAGGCCCTCTGCTTCTACGCCGGGGCCAACTCGATCTTCTTCGGCTCCAAGCTCCTGACCGCCCCCAATCCGGAGGCCGACCAGGACCTGAAGCTTCTGAAGGAGCTGGGCTTCCGCATGCCCAGCCAGCTTGCTCCGGCTTCCGCTTGCTAA